From Paraburkholderia sprentiae WSM5005:
CTGCCCGAACTCGACGGGCTCGAAGTCCTCAAGCGCATACGGGAGAAAAAACATACGCCGGTACTGCTGTTGACGGCTCGCGACACGGTCCAGGACAAAGTCGTCGGGCTCGAGTCCGGTGCGGACGACTACCTGTCCAAACCGTTCGCCTACGCCGAGTTGCTGGCGCGGGTCCGTGCGCTGCTGCGAAGGCCGGCGCAGTCGTCGGTCACAGTTTTGTGTGTCTCCGACATGGAGCTCGATCTGGTCAGGCGGCGCGTGCGGCGCGGCAATGTGCGCATCGATTTGACGGCTCAGGAGTTTGCACTGTTGAAATTGCTCACCGAGCGCCAGGGCGAAGTGCTGACCCGTGCTTTCGTGACTTCCCACGTGTGGGATATCAACTTCGACAGCGACACGAATATTGTGGACGTCGCGGTCAAGCGCCTGCGCTCGAAAATCGACAGCCCGTTCGAAAACAAGCTGCTGCACACGGTTCGCGGCATGGGCTACGTGCTGGAGGACAGGGCATGATTGGGGCCTGCGCGCCGTATTCACTGCTGAAGCGGCTCGTGCTCGCGTTTTCGATTCTTGCCATCCTGGTCCTTTCGCTCGCCGGCGGCCTTCTCTACCGTACGCTCTCGCTGGAACTGCGACGCCGCGACGACAGCGAAATTGTCGTGAAGCTTCAGGAGTTCATGGAGCAGGCTCGCACATTGGGCAGCGCGGTATCGGTCGCGCAAAACGGTGCGGTATTTCAGGAGGCGCTGCTTTCACATCCGGCGGTGTCTTTCGCGATATCCGGCGGGGGTGGTGAACTGTTGGTGTACACCGG
This genomic window contains:
- a CDS encoding heavy metal response regulator transcription factor, encoding MRILIIEDEPKMASYLRKGLMEASFQADTALDGKEGLFLALNEDYDLILLDVMLPELDGLEVLKRIREKKHTPVLLLTARDTVQDKVVGLESGADDYLSKPFAYAELLARVRALLRRPAQSSVTVLCVSDMELDLVRRRVRRGNVRIDLTAQEFALLKLLTERQGEVLTRAFVTSHVWDINFDSDTNIVDVAVKRLRSKIDSPFENKLLHTVRGMGYVLEDRA